From the genome of Cherax quadricarinatus isolate ZL_2023a chromosome 54, ASM3850222v1, whole genome shotgun sequence, one region includes:
- the LOC128699100 gene encoding dual specificity protein phosphatase 14, producing MPDNTSLNAIVSLSQEDITKDECENMVTHCSRGVKQKLQHQQKQKQLQQQKQQQQNRQQQQKQLQQQHEKQKQKHLQQQQKPLKQQQQQPGAVKHKRGMGLASQVSFITEGLYLCGARAVRQARLRELGVTCVVNATVELPTLPLDGVEVVPVRVSDAQDSDLAVHLDTISDKIEELRRRGGCVMVHCVAGVSRSPALVLAYLVKYEDMSLRQAFLHVRSSRPNIRPNAGFFSQLIDFEQRVRGSTSVAMVKDAALGLSIPDVCEDELKVLRNTRWARMIYERRNFERLYA from the exons ATGCCAGATAACACCAGTCTCAACGCTATTGTGTCGCTCTCTCAAGAGGACATAACCAAAGATGAATGTGAAAAC ATGGTGACTCATTGTAGTCGCGGGGTGAAACAGAAACTGCAGCAtcaacagaagcagaagcagctgcaacagcagaagcaacagcaacagaaccggcaacaacagcagaagcagctgcaacagcaacaTGAGAAGCAAAAGCAGAAACacttgcaacagcagcagaagccactgaagcagcagcagcagcagccaggggCAGTGAAACATAAGCGAGGCATGGGTCTTGCTAGCCAGGTGTCCTTCATTACCGAGGGTCTTTACCTGTGCGGGGCGAGAGCGGTGCGTCAGGCACGGCTCAGGGAACTGGGTGTGACTTGTGTTGTCAACGCCACTGTCGAGCTGCCCACACTGCCCCTCGATGGCGTCGAGGTCGTACCGGTTAGAGTCTCCGATGCCCAGGACTCTGACCTTGCCGTCCACCTTGACACCATCAGTGACAAGATAGAGGAGTTGCGTAGACGCGGTGGGTGCGTGATGGTACACTGCGTAGCTGGAGTCAGTCGTTCTCCAGCTCTTGTACTGGCGTATCTGGTCAAATACGAGGACATGAGCTTACGCCAAGCGTTCCTTCACGTGAGGAGTTCGCGTCCTAATATACGCCCAAATGCTGGTTTCTTTTCTCAGCTTATAGACTTTGAGCAGCGGGTGCGTGGATCAACTAGCGTGGCCATGGTGAAGGACGCGGCGCTAGGACTCTCCATTCCTGATGTATGTGAAGACGAACTCAAGGTGCTACGCAACACAAGGTGGGCTCGGATGATATATGAACGACGCAACTTTGAAAGACTCTATGCGTAG